In the Arachis ipaensis cultivar K30076 chromosome B10, Araip1.1, whole genome shotgun sequence genome, one interval contains:
- the LOC107622736 gene encoding C2 domain-containing protein At1g53590 isoform X1: MDITEVTILHHVGIVLMVMWLLSAVNYFHPFAYFVALIYLYLVHELYVTRLRKKVQFEERKQANQRRVLSDSETVRWLNHAVENIWPICMENIASQNILLPIIPWFLEKYKPWTAKEAVVQHLYLGRNPPLFNEIRVLRQNDDDHLVLELGMNFLTADDMSAILAVKLRKRLGFGMTAKLHITGMHVEGKVLVGVKFLRTWPFIGRLRVCFVEPPYFQMTVKPIFTHGLDVTELPGIAGWLDKLLSIAFEQTLVEPNMLVVDVEKFVTPQEGPWFSVDEKDPVAYVKVELIEASDMKPSDPNGLADPYVKGRLGGYRFRTKIQRKTLNPKWLEEFKIPIISWDSSNVLALLVHDKDHFYDDDLGECSVNINDLRDGQRHDMWLPLQNVKMGRLHLAITVVDHGKEVDATCKQETVNTEEMRKSSLKNETANEGSFPSVTSEKLAKLNDDFEAIDVIGQKETGIWVHHPGSQACPNWEPRKGKGRRLDTEISGEQNGSSRNLKSQVNGSMKNENCSSSPDDDFEQKHPHMGKVKRGLHKIGDVFRKNSKKEDQIGSGGEGVPSPRAFRWSFNKKGEDLFSRGREDVPSPHDNIRSVNSKSGVGLKFVMDDNVSGFPTGKLQVEGEGESTEGSPPESPSKGNVKEKAKNVLKHAEKGIKQALSFRSKKRRSKGDPTATVPETFDESESSSDESAPVPVRSAGDESIPVACEGNASPGNVSPNPKVVVVHKVQSDTPVDDEAPIKEEIFEEETQRVTSPDRPSEDSFEAKGDKNEVVADKRDNS; the protein is encoded by the exons aTGGATATAACGGAAGTTACGATCTTGCATCATGTGGGGATCGTTCTGATGGTGATGTGGTTGCTATCTGCAGTCAACTATTTCCATCCATTTGCTTACTTTGTTGCTTTGATCTATCTTTACCTG GTTCATGAGCTTTATGTTACAAGGCTGCGGAAGAAGGTGCAGTTTGAAGAGAGGAAACAAGCTAATCAAAGAAGG GTGCTTTCAGATTCTGAAACTGTCCGGTGGTTGAACCATGCTGTTGAAAACATATGGCCTATATGTATGGAAAATATTGCCTCTCAGAATATCTTGCTTCCCATCATACCATGGTTCTTAGAGAAGTACAAACCTTGGACTGCA aAAGAAGCTGTTGTGCAGCACCTATACTTGGGAAGAAATCCCCCTTTGTTTAATGAAATTAGGGTACTTCGCCAGAATGATGATGACCACTTG GTACTAGAGTTAGGAATGAATTTCCTCACGGCAGACGATATGAGTGCAATACTTGCTGTGAAATTAAGAAAAAGGTTGGGATTTGGAATGACAGCAAAGCTGCACATAACGGGAATGCATGTTGAAGGGAAG GTCTTGGTTGGGGTGAAGTTTCTCCGGACATGGCCTTTTATTGGCCGTTTGCGCgtatgctttgttgaacctccaTACTTCCAAATGACTGTGAAACCTATATTTACTCATGGGCTTGATGTGACTGAACTTCCAGGGATTGCCGGGTGGCTA GATAAGCTTCTCTCTATTGCTTTTGAACAAACTCTTGTTGAG CCCAATATGCtggttgttgatgttgagaaATTTGTTACACCGCAAGAAG GGCCTTGGTTCTCTGTGGATGAAAAGGATCCTGTTGCTTATGtgaaagtagaacttattgaggCATCTGACATGAAGCCATCAGATCCAAATG GACTAGCTGATCCTTATGTGAAAGGTCGTTTGGGTGGATACAGATTTAGGACAAAGATACAAAGGAAAACGCTCAATCCTAAATGGCTTGAGGAATTTAAAATTCCCATCATTTCATGGGATTCTAGCAATGTGCTGGCGCTTTTAGTTCATGACAAGGACCATTTCTATGATGATGATCTTGG GGAATGTTCTGTGAATATCAATGATCTCAGGGATGGACAAAGACATGATATGTGGCTGCCACTTCAAAACGTGAAAATGGGGAGGTTGCATCTTGCGATAACCGTTGTTGACCATGGCAAG GAGGTTGATGCTACATGCAAGCAAGAAACAGTGAATACTGAAGAAATGAGGAAAAGTTCATTAAAAAATGAGACTGCCAATGAAGGTTCCTTCCCATCTGTTACATCTGAAAAACTTGCAAAGCTTAACGATGACTTTGAGGCGATAGATGTTATAGGGCAAAAGGAGACAGGAATTTGGGTTCATCACCCAGGAAGCCAAGCTTGCCCAAACTGGGAACCGAGAAAAGGGAAGGGTAGACGCCTTGATACTGAGATCTCCGGGGAGCAGAATGGTTCATCTCGCAACTTAAAATCACAGGTTAATGGTTCCATGAAAAATGAGAACTGTAGCAGCAGTCCTGATGATGATTTTGAACAAAAGCATCCTCATATGGGAAAAGTAAAGAGGGGACTGCACAAGATTGGTGATGTCTTCCGTAAGAATTCGAAAAAGGAGGATCAAATTGGTTCTGGTGGAGAAGGTGTTCCATCCCCTCGCGCATTCCGCTGGAGTTTCAACAAGAAGGGGGAGGATCTGTTTAGTCGTGGTAGAGAGGATGTTCCATCACCACATGATAACATTAGGTCAGTCAATTCCAAAAGTGGTGTTGGTTTGAAATTTGTCATGGACGATAATGTTTCTGGGTTTCCAACCGGCAAGCTTCAAGTAGAAGGCGAAGGCGAGTCGACTGAAGGATCACCCCCGGAGAGTCCAAGCAAGGGAAATGTCAAGGAGAAGGCGAAGAATGTTTTGAAACACGCCGAGAAGGGCATAAAGCAAGCTCTCTCTTTTAGGTCAAAGAAACGTAGGAGTAAAGGTGACCCGACCGCCACAGTGCCGGAAACCTTTGATGAATCCGAGTCGTCTTCTGATGAATCTGCTCCTGTTCCGGTGCGATCAGCTGGAGACGAAAGTATTCCTGTTGCGTGTGAGGGCAATGCTTCTCCCGGAAATGTCTCCCCCAACCCCAAGGTGGTTGTGGTTCATAAAGTCCAATCTGACACTCCTGTGGATGATGAGGCCCCAATCAAGGAGGAGATTTTTGAAGAGGAGACTCAAAGGGTTACTAGTCCTGATAGGCCTAGTGAAGATTCTTTTGAAGCAAAAGGTGATAAAAATGAAGTGGTGGCTGATAAAAGAGATAATAGTTAA
- the LOC107622736 gene encoding C2 domain-containing protein At1g53590 isoform X2: protein MQVLELGMNFLTADDMSAILAVKLRKRLGFGMTAKLHITGMHVEGKVLVGVKFLRTWPFIGRLRVCFVEPPYFQMTVKPIFTHGLDVTELPGIAGWLDKLLSIAFEQTLVEPNMLVVDVEKFVTPQEGPWFSVDEKDPVAYVKVELIEASDMKPSDPNGLADPYVKGRLGGYRFRTKIQRKTLNPKWLEEFKIPIISWDSSNVLALLVHDKDHFYDDDLGECSVNINDLRDGQRHDMWLPLQNVKMGRLHLAITVVDHGKEVDATCKQETVNTEEMRKSSLKNETANEGSFPSVTSEKLAKLNDDFEAIDVIGQKETGIWVHHPGSQACPNWEPRKGKGRRLDTEISGEQNGSSRNLKSQVNGSMKNENCSSSPDDDFEQKHPHMGKVKRGLHKIGDVFRKNSKKEDQIGSGGEGVPSPRAFRWSFNKKGEDLFSRGREDVPSPHDNIRSVNSKSGVGLKFVMDDNVSGFPTGKLQVEGEGESTEGSPPESPSKGNVKEKAKNVLKHAEKGIKQALSFRSKKRRSKGDPTATVPETFDESESSSDESAPVPVRSAGDESIPVACEGNASPGNVSPNPKVVVVHKVQSDTPVDDEAPIKEEIFEEETQRVTSPDRPSEDSFEAKGDKNEVVADKRDNS, encoded by the exons ATGCAGGTACTAGAGTTAGGAATGAATTTCCTCACGGCAGACGATATGAGTGCAATACTTGCTGTGAAATTAAGAAAAAGGTTGGGATTTGGAATGACAGCAAAGCTGCACATAACGGGAATGCATGTTGAAGGGAAG GTCTTGGTTGGGGTGAAGTTTCTCCGGACATGGCCTTTTATTGGCCGTTTGCGCgtatgctttgttgaacctccaTACTTCCAAATGACTGTGAAACCTATATTTACTCATGGGCTTGATGTGACTGAACTTCCAGGGATTGCCGGGTGGCTA GATAAGCTTCTCTCTATTGCTTTTGAACAAACTCTTGTTGAG CCCAATATGCtggttgttgatgttgagaaATTTGTTACACCGCAAGAAG GGCCTTGGTTCTCTGTGGATGAAAAGGATCCTGTTGCTTATGtgaaagtagaacttattgaggCATCTGACATGAAGCCATCAGATCCAAATG GACTAGCTGATCCTTATGTGAAAGGTCGTTTGGGTGGATACAGATTTAGGACAAAGATACAAAGGAAAACGCTCAATCCTAAATGGCTTGAGGAATTTAAAATTCCCATCATTTCATGGGATTCTAGCAATGTGCTGGCGCTTTTAGTTCATGACAAGGACCATTTCTATGATGATGATCTTGG GGAATGTTCTGTGAATATCAATGATCTCAGGGATGGACAAAGACATGATATGTGGCTGCCACTTCAAAACGTGAAAATGGGGAGGTTGCATCTTGCGATAACCGTTGTTGACCATGGCAAG GAGGTTGATGCTACATGCAAGCAAGAAACAGTGAATACTGAAGAAATGAGGAAAAGTTCATTAAAAAATGAGACTGCCAATGAAGGTTCCTTCCCATCTGTTACATCTGAAAAACTTGCAAAGCTTAACGATGACTTTGAGGCGATAGATGTTATAGGGCAAAAGGAGACAGGAATTTGGGTTCATCACCCAGGAAGCCAAGCTTGCCCAAACTGGGAACCGAGAAAAGGGAAGGGTAGACGCCTTGATACTGAGATCTCCGGGGAGCAGAATGGTTCATCTCGCAACTTAAAATCACAGGTTAATGGTTCCATGAAAAATGAGAACTGTAGCAGCAGTCCTGATGATGATTTTGAACAAAAGCATCCTCATATGGGAAAAGTAAAGAGGGGACTGCACAAGATTGGTGATGTCTTCCGTAAGAATTCGAAAAAGGAGGATCAAATTGGTTCTGGTGGAGAAGGTGTTCCATCCCCTCGCGCATTCCGCTGGAGTTTCAACAAGAAGGGGGAGGATCTGTTTAGTCGTGGTAGAGAGGATGTTCCATCACCACATGATAACATTAGGTCAGTCAATTCCAAAAGTGGTGTTGGTTTGAAATTTGTCATGGACGATAATGTTTCTGGGTTTCCAACCGGCAAGCTTCAAGTAGAAGGCGAAGGCGAGTCGACTGAAGGATCACCCCCGGAGAGTCCAAGCAAGGGAAATGTCAAGGAGAAGGCGAAGAATGTTTTGAAACACGCCGAGAAGGGCATAAAGCAAGCTCTCTCTTTTAGGTCAAAGAAACGTAGGAGTAAAGGTGACCCGACCGCCACAGTGCCGGAAACCTTTGATGAATCCGAGTCGTCTTCTGATGAATCTGCTCCTGTTCCGGTGCGATCAGCTGGAGACGAAAGTATTCCTGTTGCGTGTGAGGGCAATGCTTCTCCCGGAAATGTCTCCCCCAACCCCAAGGTGGTTGTGGTTCATAAAGTCCAATCTGACACTCCTGTGGATGATGAGGCCCCAATCAAGGAGGAGATTTTTGAAGAGGAGACTCAAAGGGTTACTAGTCCTGATAGGCCTAGTGAAGATTCTTTTGAAGCAAAAGGTGATAAAAATGAAGTGGTGGCTGATAAAAGAGATAATAGTTAA